The following proteins come from a genomic window of Alicyclobacillus dauci:
- a CDS encoding four-carbon acid sugar kinase family protein, with the protein MLRITILADDLTGANAVAALLKHEGFQATVHLGPHTYPQEGNRDRESPHLVQVWNVGTRNIPRESVSDRLVDFIHLLNIPVYTGEDLVGLRIDSTLRGSIAKTIDFLLQRRTDVFALVVPAFPASGRTTENTIHFVDGVPVHETYVGHDPFSPVSSPDLRAVIGDPSGHTYDCLSIRDIRGGVAQVQDILTSIHGEGVRMVLCDAVTDDDIDTLARAATRFAAKHPAVSLCPVDPGPFTAALAKQLVSRLQGERLTIPSIISDANGAATSREGFVLPDSPVILGISASIMHNAKKQMDFLERDPYVHMYHYRGESADEVIRGLVQRCPKSKTTAETDWNRPFKSTIFLRTDTWQLPTEEANTVVQHLPQVVSRILGEYPSISGIYLSGGEAAASILTALGVTRLSLEEELAPLTTLSRPENGFLMGRWVVTKGGSIGDEVAVSRMAAKMMSTILRH; encoded by the coding sequence GTGTTGCGCATAACTATCCTCGCAGATGATCTCACGGGCGCCAATGCCGTGGCAGCACTCCTGAAACATGAAGGGTTTCAGGCGACGGTTCATCTAGGTCCCCATACATACCCGCAGGAGGGCAACCGGGACCGGGAAAGTCCCCATTTGGTTCAGGTGTGGAACGTTGGAACACGAAACATCCCTCGGGAAAGTGTGAGCGATCGACTGGTGGATTTCATTCATCTTCTCAACATTCCGGTATATACCGGAGAGGACCTGGTTGGATTGCGAATCGATAGTACCTTGAGAGGGTCCATAGCGAAGACCATCGATTTTCTTTTGCAACGTCGGACCGATGTATTTGCTCTCGTTGTACCGGCTTTTCCAGCATCCGGGAGGACGACTGAAAACACCATCCATTTTGTCGACGGTGTCCCTGTTCATGAAACGTATGTCGGACACGATCCGTTTTCACCCGTCTCTTCGCCGGACCTCAGGGCGGTCATTGGTGATCCTAGCGGACATACGTATGATTGCCTCTCGATCAGAGACATTCGCGGTGGCGTGGCTCAGGTTCAAGATATCTTGACAAGCATTCATGGGGAGGGTGTCAGGATGGTCTTGTGCGATGCGGTGACTGATGACGACATTGACACGCTGGCGAGGGCTGCGACACGGTTCGCAGCGAAGCACCCGGCTGTCTCGCTTTGCCCAGTCGATCCCGGCCCGTTTACAGCAGCCCTTGCAAAGCAACTTGTTTCAAGACTGCAAGGCGAGCGGTTGACCATCCCTAGTATTATCTCTGACGCGAATGGGGCGGCCACGTCTCGCGAAGGTTTCGTTCTCCCCGATTCACCTGTCATCCTCGGTATCTCGGCAAGTATTATGCACAACGCCAAGAAGCAAATGGACTTTCTCGAACGCGATCCGTACGTGCACATGTACCATTACCGCGGCGAATCAGCCGATGAGGTCATTCGTGGTCTCGTTCAGCGATGCCCGAAATCGAAAACCACAGCTGAGACAGATTGGAACAGACCTTTCAAGTCCACTATTTTTCTGAGGACCGACACGTGGCAATTGCCGACGGAGGAAGCCAATACCGTTGTCCAGCATTTACCGCAAGTGGTTAGTCGCATCTTGGGGGAGTACCCCAGCATTTCTGGGATTTACTTATCAGGAGGCGAAGCTGCAGCCTCCATACTGACTGCACTCGGTGTGACTCGCCTGTCACTCGAGGAGGAGTTGGCTCCACTAACGACGCTGAGCCGTCCGGAAAA
- a CDS encoding DeoR family transcriptional regulator has product MLSVQRRKEIFRILHSQGQVQLHDLANRFRVSVMTIRRDLELLEQEGKARRVHGGR; this is encoded by the coding sequence ATGCTGTCCGTTCAACGTCGAAAAGAGATCTTTCGAATTCTGCACTCGCAGGGTCAGGTACAGTTGCATGACCTGGCCAACCGGTTTCGTGTGTCTGTTATGACCATCCGACGGGATTTAGAGTTGCTTGAGCAAGAAGGCAAGGCACGCAGAGTTCACGGGGGGCGGTGA
- a CDS encoding DeoR/GlpR family DNA-binding transcription regulator, with translation MISEQLWGPQPIDKKSVMNVDKKLQIAETSLSLLRSCSSLFLDAGSTTYEIAKIMCTHVQKELTVCTTDLHIADLLRQEERFHVYFCGGMVDRSTASVGGEFSVHMIRALHADLAFVGCDAVTVKDGAMGTRIANIMVKQAMIEHSLQSALVADSTKFGRVSFATIAPLSAFDFLVSDRDISDDVRQCAVKCGVQTLPPRRPVFR, from the coding sequence GTGATATCCGAACAATTATGGGGTCCTCAGCCAATAGACAAGAAGTCCGTCATGAACGTGGACAAGAAGCTTCAGATAGCGGAGACCAGCCTATCGCTGCTTCGTTCATGCAGTTCCTTGTTTTTAGATGCTGGGAGTACTACGTATGAAATCGCGAAAATCATGTGCACTCATGTACAGAAGGAACTCACGGTATGTACAACCGATCTTCACATTGCCGATCTCCTCCGCCAAGAGGAGCGATTTCATGTCTATTTTTGTGGCGGTATGGTCGATCGCTCTACCGCAAGTGTCGGAGGAGAATTTTCTGTTCATATGATCCGTGCACTTCACGCAGATCTAGCGTTCGTCGGCTGCGATGCCGTCACTGTGAAAGATGGTGCGATGGGAACAAGGATAGCAAACATTATGGTGAAACAGGCGATGATCGAGCACAGTTTGCAATCCGCCCTCGTTGCCGATTCTACCAAATTTGGTCGGGTCTCCTTCGCCACGATCGCGCCATTATCCGCCTTCGATTTCCTGGTGTCTGACCGCGACATCAGTGACGATGTGAGGCAATGTGCCGTAAAGTGTGGTGTACAGACCCTTCCCCCGCGGAGGCCGGTTTTTAGATAA
- a CDS encoding alpha-amylase family protein, whose protein sequence is MIRSMWTYPWDVLDIGKERVYGDLFDIAKLNSISLAMSYHAGRFVQPRSPKRKVYFPEDGTLYFHVTPELYEGQLIQPRTVSYVDECDALIRQLSNDRREKGFRLSSWFVCLHNTRIGMEYPEVTVVNAFGDHYYYNQCPSNPATRTYITTVLKDLTTNYEIDAVELESLSFMGFPHEFHHEKDGIGLNDYEQFLLSLCFCNSCRERAEQEGVQFEAVRKYVQDELLVTFERDIPQPIDPEFYSKGMNFFQDNEPFYKFLKWRNGVVTSLTREVREAVHPRTDVIFLSLVTDTAWTIGVDVNEISKVCDAVLVCCYDTDARQVGIDTKTSRDTVESSTPLLTGFRVFYPEVHSKDELIDKIRKTIENGTNGINFYNYGLIPESRLKWIGATFEVD, encoded by the coding sequence ATGATCCGTTCGATGTGGACATATCCGTGGGATGTACTCGATATCGGTAAAGAACGAGTGTACGGCGATCTATTCGATATCGCGAAACTGAACTCAATCAGTTTGGCGATGTCCTACCATGCGGGTCGGTTTGTCCAACCTCGCAGCCCCAAACGGAAAGTGTACTTCCCTGAAGACGGTACTTTATACTTTCACGTCACTCCGGAATTGTACGAAGGTCAGTTGATTCAGCCTAGAACGGTTTCATATGTCGACGAATGCGACGCCCTCATTCGCCAATTGTCGAATGACAGGAGAGAGAAAGGCTTTCGACTCTCCTCTTGGTTCGTGTGTTTGCACAATACCCGAATTGGTATGGAGTATCCAGAAGTAACTGTCGTGAATGCGTTCGGCGATCACTATTACTACAATCAATGCCCAAGTAACCCCGCCACACGTACTTATATAACAACAGTTTTGAAGGACCTCACTACGAACTACGAGATTGATGCGGTCGAACTGGAATCTCTCAGCTTTATGGGCTTCCCACATGAGTTCCATCACGAGAAGGATGGTATTGGTCTAAACGACTACGAGCAGTTTCTATTGTCGCTTTGCTTCTGTAATTCTTGCAGGGAGCGCGCGGAACAAGAAGGCGTGCAGTTTGAAGCCGTTCGCAAGTACGTCCAAGATGAATTGTTGGTCACATTCGAGCGGGATATTCCACAGCCGATTGACCCGGAGTTCTATTCCAAGGGTATGAACTTCTTTCAAGATAACGAACCGTTCTACAAATTCTTGAAGTGGCGGAACGGCGTTGTCACCTCTCTGACCCGTGAAGTCCGCGAAGCTGTTCATCCGCGCACCGATGTGATCTTCTTAAGTCTAGTAACCGATACTGCGTGGACCATCGGTGTGGACGTGAATGAGATATCCAAGGTGTGCGACGCAGTGTTGGTATGCTGTTATGATACGGACGCACGTCAAGTGGGGATCGATACCAAGACATCCCGTGACACCGTTGAGTCGAGCACACCGCTGCTCACCGGTTTTCGAGTCTTTTATCCGGAAGTTCATTCGAAAGATGAGCTCATTGACAAAATTCGTAAAACAATCGAAAACGGTACAAACGGCATCAATTTCTACAATTACGGCTTGATTCCAGAAAGCCGTCTGAAATGGATTGGCGCAACCTTTGAAGTCGATTGA
- the xylB gene encoding xylulokinase, with translation MVIDLLYKYNSRKKVTQMKALLGLDLGTSAAKCLVMDLQGKVLGVASTAYPTYTPQPGWVEQKPIDWWHACVNSVRACLREIPSTVSIEGIALSGHMSALCMVDSEGNALLPSITLSDTRSETQTSWLGANYRDKLVGVSGNVPIDALLLPKLLWVKETLPEVLATTHRLLFPKDYLLYRLTGRFVTEPTDAGNSMVYDVQRGKWDDDLIRQFGLPTSVFPDVVDTTEQVGDLLPEAASVLGLQPGVPVVAGGADMACSALGTGAVSPGVVSITIGTAAQVLTTVPAIHRDGIGKITFHRHALPQSFYALGSIFTGGLAMNWLSSVLFDRSSGSYQVNDIVKLGELASTVAAKDSALMFLPFLVGRGSPKFSADARACFIGLSAHTRQGALARAVMEGVSFNILECLDVFAQMGNPITRVHMGGGGSKLAVWRSILADVLGIEIHLMETRDASAIGAAIIAGVGIGAYPDVATAANTLVHTGEVVVPSLSQTAIYNKKYQTYRKLIESISPLFSEIANS, from the coding sequence GTGGTGATCGATTTATTGTACAAGTACAATTCCCGCAAGAAGGTGACGCAGATGAAAGCGCTGTTGGGATTAGACCTCGGGACGTCCGCCGCTAAGTGCCTGGTAATGGACTTGCAGGGAAAGGTACTTGGAGTTGCAAGTACTGCCTATCCCACCTATACGCCTCAGCCGGGATGGGTGGAGCAAAAGCCAATCGATTGGTGGCACGCATGCGTTAATTCCGTTCGAGCCTGTCTCCGGGAAATCCCGAGTACCGTTTCGATTGAGGGTATTGCACTATCTGGACATATGAGCGCACTTTGTATGGTGGACAGTGAGGGCAACGCATTACTCCCAAGTATCACCCTCTCCGATACGCGCTCCGAGACCCAGACCTCATGGCTCGGGGCAAATTATCGTGACAAGTTGGTAGGTGTCTCTGGGAATGTTCCTATCGATGCGCTGCTGTTACCAAAACTGCTTTGGGTGAAGGAAACCTTGCCTGAGGTGCTCGCCACAACTCATCGATTGCTCTTCCCCAAAGACTATTTACTTTATCGGTTAACAGGTCGATTTGTAACAGAGCCAACTGACGCAGGAAACAGTATGGTGTATGACGTACAGCGAGGAAAATGGGATGACGATTTGATAAGGCAGTTTGGTCTACCGACCTCCGTGTTTCCTGATGTCGTAGACACTACGGAGCAAGTGGGGGACCTACTTCCAGAGGCGGCATCCGTTCTTGGCCTCCAGCCGGGTGTGCCCGTCGTAGCTGGCGGCGCTGATATGGCTTGCAGTGCTTTGGGGACAGGTGCTGTATCGCCAGGTGTAGTATCGATCACTATCGGCACAGCAGCCCAAGTACTTACCACCGTTCCTGCCATTCATCGCGACGGCATTGGAAAGATTACTTTTCACCGCCATGCATTGCCGCAAAGCTTTTACGCCCTCGGCTCCATTTTTACTGGTGGTCTTGCTATGAACTGGTTGTCCTCTGTGTTGTTTGATCGGTCGAGCGGTAGCTACCAGGTAAACGACATTGTAAAACTTGGTGAACTGGCCTCGACTGTGGCTGCAAAGGACTCGGCCCTCATGTTCCTACCGTTCCTGGTCGGTCGCGGTAGTCCGAAGTTCTCGGCGGACGCGCGTGCGTGTTTCATCGGTTTGTCCGCGCATACTCGGCAGGGTGCGCTCGCTCGAGCAGTAATGGAGGGTGTGTCATTCAACATTCTTGAATGTCTGGACGTTTTTGCGCAGATGGGCAATCCGATAACTCGAGTTCACATGGGTGGCGGTGGTTCGAAACTGGCGGTTTGGCGGTCAATTCTAGCGGATGTATTAGGAATCGAGATTCACTTAATGGAAACCAGAGATGCTTCGGCGATTGGCGCAGCAATCATTGCCGGGGTAGGTATTGGCGCGTATCCGGATGTCGCTACCGCAGCTAACACGCTGGTCCACACGGGTGAAGTCGTTGTACCATCTTTGTCCCAGACAGCCATTTATAATAAAAAGTATCAAACTTATCGGAAATTGATTGAATCCATCTCGCCGTTGTTTAGCGAAATTGCGAACTCTTGA
- a CDS encoding GntR family transcriptional regulator, translating into MSVIQRSTREPLYLQIKRVLISRIAHMKENELFPSEHDLAAEFEVSRGTVKQAIVELVNEGYVYRIQGKGTFVSPPRIIRGSDGLPSFTDDIRRKGYVPVSTVRFIGLELPPASIQDKLNVPNSQPVWRIERVVTADGVPVALVTSYLRSDIYPSLDQHEVINNSLYQTLAEHYGRVPSYAKDTYQAQVASTTLAHVLSLHAGDAVLYSERLAFLDTGLLVEHVQSYMRGDRFIVQVQFPQEGDADESAVGIRPRDVRR; encoded by the coding sequence ATGAGTGTGATACAAAGAAGCACTAGGGAGCCCTTGTATCTACAAATTAAGAGAGTGCTCATTTCACGGATCGCACATATGAAAGAAAATGAGCTCTTCCCTTCTGAACACGACCTCGCCGCAGAGTTTGAGGTGAGTCGCGGCACAGTGAAACAGGCGATTGTGGAATTGGTCAACGAAGGGTATGTCTACCGTATTCAGGGAAAAGGGACATTTGTATCGCCTCCTCGAATTATCCGTGGGTCTGATGGTCTTCCGAGCTTTACGGATGACATTCGGCGGAAGGGATATGTCCCCGTAAGCACTGTGCGATTTATTGGGTTGGAGCTGCCTCCAGCAAGTATCCAAGATAAGTTAAATGTTCCCAATAGCCAACCCGTTTGGCGGATAGAGCGAGTCGTTACAGCGGACGGGGTTCCTGTGGCACTCGTCACATCTTACCTTCGTTCTGACATTTACCCAAGTCTCGACCAACACGAGGTAATCAATAACTCATTATATCAGACCCTTGCCGAGCACTACGGCAGAGTACCAAGCTATGCCAAGGATACGTATCAAGCACAGGTGGCATCTACAACACTAGCGCATGTGTTATCGCTTCATGCAGGAGATGCAGTACTGTATTCTGAGCGTCTTGCGTTTCTTGACACGGGACTACTGGTGGAGCACGTACAGAGCTATATGCGTGGTGATCGATTTATTGTACAAGTACAATTCCCGCAAGAAGGTGACGCAGATGAAAGCGCTGTTGGGATTAGACCTCGGGACGTCCGCCGCTAA
- a CDS encoding KDGP aldolase, with translation MTKPSLPIEWIHGRIAVSFLVKDAQNAKEVWEASEGTAFVTLSATNYVDLEQMQEDIATVREVAPAVSLALGGGANPANWDRVFGAGKMGANHLNQPFPTSGYTKGVYSQLWVNAAVEPTGQPGVVKAPWLSGHDFTLSVDSVVSTLKATGVDAVKLHPIKGEIVMEELNVLAKAAGSAGILGFEPAGGVKLENVVHIVQTILSANVELVIPHIFSDAIDKESGKTRPDYVAQVVRTLREQVRV, from the coding sequence ATGACTAAACCATCACTCCCTATCGAATGGATTCATGGCCGGATTGCCGTCAGCTTCCTTGTAAAAGACGCACAGAATGCCAAAGAGGTTTGGGAGGCGTCTGAAGGGACCGCATTCGTTACTTTATCCGCAACCAATTACGTTGATCTAGAGCAGATGCAAGAAGATATCGCAACTGTTCGCGAGGTGGCTCCCGCAGTCAGTTTGGCTCTCGGTGGCGGGGCAAACCCCGCAAACTGGGATAGAGTGTTCGGGGCAGGCAAGATGGGCGCAAATCACCTCAACCAACCGTTTCCCACTTCTGGATACACCAAAGGTGTCTACTCTCAACTGTGGGTGAATGCTGCTGTAGAACCCACCGGCCAACCCGGCGTGGTGAAAGCTCCTTGGCTTTCTGGGCACGATTTCACACTGTCGGTTGATTCTGTGGTTAGTACGCTTAAAGCGACTGGTGTGGACGCAGTGAAACTACATCCAATTAAGGGTGAAATCGTGATGGAAGAACTAAACGTCCTAGCTAAAGCAGCTGGATCTGCGGGAATCCTAGGATTTGAACCAGCCGGTGGAGTAAAATTGGAGAACGTAGTACACATTGTTCAAACTATCTTGAGCGCTAATGTGGAGCTCGTCATTCCTCATATTTTTAGTGATGCGATTGACAAGGAATCAGGCAAGACTCGGCCGGACTACGTTGCCCAAGTTGTTCGTACGCTGCGGGAACAGGTGAGAGTTTAG
- a CDS encoding creatininase family protein, translating into MSKVLEWGNLTWPEFVKARKTTNIAVLPIGAIEEHGPHLPLNTDNVAADAFARLVCGQTGAFLLPTMPLGQVWSLKRFPGSLTISNDTLKAIIRDLSESLQMQAIKGLILISGHLGNMAALKEAAREVQESLQFPVMYLFYPSLNEASKGVMEAPTSHPSIVHADELETSILLSLRPDVVKMDRAVREYPDYPADFDVVPTFWDEVNESGVFGDATMASKEKGDAIMRRVVDKAVELVEHFKKAVNQTND; encoded by the coding sequence ATGTCTAAGGTTTTAGAATGGGGAAATCTGACGTGGCCGGAGTTTGTGAAGGCTCGTAAAACGACAAACATAGCGGTTCTGCCGATCGGAGCAATTGAGGAACATGGACCGCATCTGCCGCTCAATACGGACAATGTCGCTGCTGATGCATTTGCTCGATTGGTATGTGGGCAGACCGGGGCATTTCTTCTACCGACCATGCCGCTGGGTCAGGTATGGTCGTTAAAGCGGTTCCCAGGATCGCTGACCATTTCTAATGACACGTTGAAGGCCATCATTCGTGATTTATCTGAGAGTCTACAAATGCAAGCAATAAAAGGCCTTATTCTAATTAGCGGTCATCTCGGCAATATGGCGGCTCTAAAAGAGGCTGCGCGAGAAGTGCAAGAAAGCCTGCAATTTCCCGTTATGTACTTATTTTATCCAAGCTTAAATGAAGCCTCCAAAGGCGTGATGGAGGCTCCAACCAGCCATCCATCTATTGTCCATGCCGATGAACTAGAAACGTCCATCTTGCTCTCCCTGAGACCGGACGTTGTGAAAATGGACAGGGCAGTCAGAGAGTATCCGGATTATCCAGCCGATTTTGATGTCGTTCCAACCTTTTGGGACGAGGTGAACGAATCCGGGGTATTTGGCGACGCCACTATGGCATCGAAGGAAAAGGGAGACGCCATAATGAGGCGAGTTGTCGACAAGGCGGTCGAACTCGTCGAGCATTTCAAGAAAGCGGTGAATCAAACTAATGACTAA
- a CDS encoding phosphotriesterase family protein, producing the protein MSFVRTVLGDISPIELGKTLTHEHIIASPPKKFADKDPDLVLDSLEKIIAEVVDFRNTGGKSIVDATAIDYGRNIEAVVEVARATGVNLIATAGFNKGLFFDQWVYDASQNELTERVIREVEEGIDGTKYKAGQVKFGTMYNSIWPVEEKVLKAVAEAQKQTKAPMFSHTEAGTMALEQIEMVERQGVNLEHWTVGHLDRNPDLWYHLQIAKKGVYLSFDQVSKIKYHTDQARIDVMIELIKRGYQRKILLSGDMARKSYLTQYGGGPGFTYIPTRFVPRLVDELGNHGFSDEKIDQIIEDLTVNNPREFLTFKK; encoded by the coding sequence ATGAGTTTTGTTCGTACGGTACTTGGCGACATTTCTCCAATAGAATTAGGAAAAACGCTTACACACGAGCATATCATCGCAAGTCCACCGAAGAAATTCGCAGATAAAGATCCGGATTTGGTACTTGATTCATTGGAGAAAATTATTGCCGAAGTAGTAGATTTTCGGAACACAGGCGGCAAGAGCATCGTAGACGCTACGGCCATTGACTACGGCCGCAACATTGAAGCGGTGGTTGAAGTGGCGCGTGCTACTGGCGTTAACCTGATTGCAACCGCCGGCTTCAATAAAGGGTTGTTTTTTGATCAATGGGTGTACGATGCAAGCCAGAATGAGTTGACGGAGCGTGTCATTCGAGAAGTCGAAGAAGGCATCGATGGAACTAAATACAAAGCCGGTCAAGTCAAGTTCGGCACGATGTACAACTCTATTTGGCCTGTCGAAGAGAAAGTACTGAAGGCGGTTGCCGAAGCGCAAAAACAGACTAAAGCTCCCATGTTCTCGCATACCGAAGCAGGAACCATGGCCTTGGAGCAAATTGAAATGGTCGAGCGCCAAGGTGTGAACTTGGAACATTGGACCGTCGGACACCTGGATAGGAATCCAGACCTTTGGTACCACCTCCAAATCGCAAAAAAGGGCGTTTATCTCAGTTTCGATCAAGTCAGCAAGATTAAATATCACACCGATCAGGCGCGCATTGACGTTATGATCGAGCTAATTAAGAGGGGATATCAACGGAAGATTCTGCTGTCCGGAGATATGGCCCGTAAATCGTATCTCACTCAGTATGGTGGCGGACCTGGATTCACGTACATCCCAACGCGCTTCGTTCCCCGTTTGGTGGACGAACTTGGAAATCACGGGTTCAGCGATGAGAAAATTGATCAAATTATTGAAGATTTAACTGTTAACAATCCTCGCGAATTTCTCACGTTTAAGAAGTAA
- a CDS encoding ABC transporter substrate-binding protein, producing MHSKKIMAGVLGVLATTFILSGCGSTSNGTAASAGSSSKPAAKKGPYTIGYDIYFAGNSWSVQLADEFKAEAAKHKSEIKQVDYTESNGDINTQISNIKSLIAKHVDAIIVTPNSPTALIPVLKEARQKGIVVVLLAATINSPDYDSLVTVDDTDFGKVGAEWLVKQLNGKGNIIVLNGMAGISVSQDRWNGAESVFKSYPGIHVIASANANWDYATGKTAVSNMLAAHPEKIDGVWSQGGSMTMGAIEAFQAAHRPLVPMTGEDNNGFLKMWAKLEPQGFQAIGVSKPTWLSADALDTTLDILDGKPYKKDNVLQPPTITNSDLSKYVKPNMSDSMYDNTKLSNSELQQLFSK from the coding sequence ATGCATTCCAAAAAGATCATGGCGGGTGTTCTAGGCGTGCTCGCAACAACATTTATTCTGAGCGGGTGCGGATCAACATCGAACGGCACTGCTGCATCCGCAGGGTCATCCTCAAAGCCGGCAGCTAAAAAAGGACCTTATACCATTGGCTATGATATCTACTTCGCAGGTAACAGCTGGTCCGTACAGTTAGCTGATGAATTCAAGGCTGAAGCCGCTAAGCACAAAAGTGAAATCAAGCAAGTAGACTACACAGAGTCGAATGGGGATATCAACACACAGATTTCAAACATTAAGTCTCTCATCGCGAAGCACGTTGACGCCATTATTGTCACACCTAACTCTCCAACCGCATTGATTCCTGTCCTAAAAGAAGCACGTCAAAAAGGCATTGTGGTCGTCCTCCTTGCTGCTACTATTAACTCCCCTGACTACGACAGTTTGGTGACTGTTGATGACACAGACTTCGGTAAGGTTGGTGCAGAGTGGCTAGTCAAACAATTGAATGGAAAGGGTAATATCATTGTCTTGAACGGTATGGCTGGTATCTCGGTGTCCCAGGATCGCTGGAACGGTGCCGAGTCCGTTTTCAAAAGCTACCCAGGCATTCATGTCATTGCCTCGGCCAATGCCAACTGGGATTATGCGACGGGTAAGACAGCTGTCAGCAACATGCTAGCGGCTCACCCAGAAAAAATTGATGGTGTTTGGTCGCAAGGCGGTTCGATGACCATGGGAGCCATCGAAGCATTCCAAGCAGCTCATCGACCACTCGTTCCAATGACCGGTGAAGATAACAATGGATTCCTTAAAATGTGGGCAAAGTTGGAGCCACAAGGATTCCAAGCTATCGGTGTAAGTAAGCCAACCTGGCTGTCCGCAGACGCGTTGGATACGACGCTGGATATCCTCGATGGGAAGCCCTATAAAAAGGACAATGTGCTACAGCCACCTACTATTACGAACTCTGACCTATCCAAGTATGTGAAGCCGAATATGTCCGACAGCATGTACGATAATACCAAACTCTCCAATTCTGAGTTGCAACAACTGTTCTCTAAATAA
- a CDS encoding sugar ABC transporter ATP-binding protein, translated as MKPVLEAHHITKEFSGNVVLKDINLVCKPGSVLALCGENGAGKSTLMNIISGVLSPSSGDLFWLGENVKFRNPDDAMQRGIYIVHQELSLLPHLTIAENIFLGYEPKGKLGFLNNRRTVELAKEILTDISFDLDVQLVVSSLSPAQQQMIEIAKAWSRKPKLLILDEPTSSLPKSEVTLLIKMINTLRERGVSIIFISHRLDEILDISDRVVVLKDGVLVTEKPTIELNRDHLVQLMVGRDITQTFPPRVHITGQEESMLELKNVSVPGKVHSASLSVPKGHIVGLGGLEGQGQRDLARAIFGVNPFSNGTMVVEGKVVRVKSPRQALRCGVVYIPDNRRQEGIVPPLSVRENMVLSTLPQIASRGVLQKRRERQQVTQAIESFSIKVHSMENLITSLSGGNQQKVIFSKWLRNNPRILVLHEPTRGVDIQSKVEIYQLLRKLANEGVGILMISSDMMELIGMSDRIYVMYEGRITGHLNGETATEEQVMSLATTAAKGVEM; from the coding sequence ATGAAGCCGGTTCTTGAAGCTCACCACATTACCAAAGAGTTCTCCGGGAACGTGGTACTGAAGGATATTAACTTGGTTTGTAAGCCCGGTAGTGTACTAGCGCTGTGTGGGGAAAATGGAGCGGGTAAAAGTACACTGATGAACATTATTTCCGGTGTACTTTCTCCCTCAAGTGGTGACCTCTTCTGGTTAGGAGAGAATGTGAAGTTTCGTAATCCCGACGATGCAATGCAACGTGGCATTTACATTGTCCACCAAGAACTCAGCCTATTACCGCATCTGACCATCGCGGAAAATATTTTTCTCGGATACGAACCCAAAGGGAAACTTGGATTCCTGAATAATCGTAGGACCGTAGAACTGGCCAAAGAAATCCTAACCGATATCTCGTTTGATCTAGATGTACAATTAGTGGTTTCATCGTTGTCTCCCGCGCAACAACAAATGATCGAAATCGCTAAGGCTTGGTCACGTAAACCTAAGCTCTTGATTCTGGACGAACCGACCTCGAGTTTGCCGAAATCAGAAGTGACTTTGCTTATCAAAATGATTAACACGCTCAGAGAGCGGGGCGTTAGTATCATTTTTATATCCCACCGTTTGGACGAAATTTTAGATATTTCCGATCGCGTTGTTGTTCTCAAGGACGGAGTCCTTGTCACGGAAAAACCAACGATTGAACTCAACCGAGATCACCTAGTTCAGCTAATGGTCGGGCGCGATATTACACAGACATTCCCACCTCGCGTCCACATAACCGGCCAAGAAGAATCGATGCTCGAACTGAAAAATGTCTCTGTTCCGGGAAAAGTTCATTCGGCATCCTTGTCCGTTCCGAAAGGACACATCGTTGGACTTGGTGGACTTGAGGGACAGGGGCAACGAGATTTGGCCCGGGCTATTTTTGGAGTCAATCCATTCTCCAATGGAACGATGGTTGTCGAGGGCAAAGTGGTTCGTGTCAAGAGCCCACGCCAAGCCCTTCGATGCGGTGTCGTTTACATTCCAGATAATCGTCGTCAGGAAGGAATTGTACCACCGCTGTCCGTGCGAGAAAACATGGTTCTCTCGACGTTACCGCAGATTGCCTCTCGCGGTGTGTTACAAAAGCGTCGTGAACGGCAACAAGTCACGCAAGCAATTGAAAGCTTCTCCATCAAAGTCCACTCGATGGAGAACCTCATCACATCACTCAGCGGCGGAAACCAACAGAAGGTTATTTTCTCCAAGTGGTTGCGAAACAACCCAAGAATCCTTGTACTCCATGAGCCAACTCGTGGTGTAGACATTCAGTCCAAGGTTGAGATCTACCAGTTATTACGCAAGTTAGCCAATGAAGGCGTCGGAATTCTGATGATCTCGAGTGACATGATGGAGTTAATCGGAATGTCAGACCGGATATATGTGATGTACGAAGGAAGAATCACCGGTCATTTAAATGGAGAAACAGCTACAGAAGAACAGGTAATGAGTCTCGCTACAACCGCTGCGAAAGGAGTGGAAATGTAA